The following nucleotide sequence is from Halapricum desulfuricans.
CCGCCTCTCGGGATGCCACCGACAAAGCCCTGTCCGTCCCCGATCGGGTGCCGCAGGGACAGTCCGTCGCAGTCGTTTTGTGCCCGCCGCCCGCAGATGAGGGCATGACTGACGTCGCCGTGGCTGGCGGTGGACTGGCCGGGCTGGTCGCCGCGCGCCGCCTCGCAGACGACGGCCACGACGTGGTGCTGTTCGAGCGCGAAGAGACCGTCGGCGGTCGCGTGCGGACGACCCGCACCGAGGGGCTGACCCTCGACCGGGGGTTTCAGGTGCTCTTTACGGCGTATCCCGCAGTCAAGCGGGAGCTGGATCTGGACGCGCTCGATCTCCGGTCGTTCACGCCCGGCGCGACGATCGCGCGATCGGGCCACCGGTCGGTGCTGTCCGACCCGTTGCGCAACCCCCGCGACGGGCTGGAGACGCTGTTCAACCGCGAGGTCCGGACGGCCGACAAGCTCCGGACTTTCAGACTCCAGCGCGAACTCGCCCGGGCCGAGCCGGGGGAGCTCCTCGATCCGAACCGCCCGGCGACGACGATCCGCGAGTTCCTCGCCGACCGCGGGTTCTCGAAGGCCTACGTCGAACGGTTCGCCGCGCCCTTCTACGGCGGGATCACGCTGGATCGGTCGCTCGCGACCGATTCGCGAGTGTTCGAGTACACGTTCAAGATGCTCTCGGAGGGGTCGATCGCGGTCCCGGCCGGCGGCATGGGCGAGATATCCCGACAGCTGGCCCGGCGAGCCGAGGCGGCCGGCGCACGGATCGAGACCGGTCGAGAGATCACGGCTGTCGACGGCGACGGCACGGTCGAACTCCCCGGAGAAGCGATCGAGGCGGACGCCGTCGTCGTCGCGACCGACCCGCACACTGCCCGGGAGTTGACCGGCGTCGACTCGATTCCGACGGGTGCGAAAGGCTGTGTCACGCAGTACTACACGCTCGACAGCTATGCGGAGCTGGACACCGGAAAGAAGCTGCTGCTCAACGCCGCGGACGGGCGGCCGAACCAGATCGCGCCGCTGTCTGCCGTCGCGCCCGAGTACGCGCCGGAGGGGACGCAACTGCTGAGCGCCACCTTCCTCGGCGAGCAGGACGCCAGCGACGAGCGACTGGCCGAGGAGACGCGCGAGGCGCTCGCCGCGTGGTACCCCGAGCGCGACCTCGGTGGAGTGGAACTGCGCCACACCGCTCGCATCGAGTTCGCGCAGTTCCCCCAGCCACCGGGCTTTCTGTCGTCGCTCCCCGATCCGGACGCCCCCGACGGGCCGGTCGTCCTCGCCGGCGACTACACGCGCTGGTGTTCGATCCAGGGCGCGCTCGAGAGCGGCCGGCGTGCGACGGACCTCGTCCGGGGGAGGCTGCGATGACCAGCGAGAAAGCGAAGATGCTCGCCGGCGAGCCCTACGATCCGATGGATCCGCAACTGCGGGCCGAACGCCGGGCCGCCCGTCAGCTGACGAGCCTGTTCAACGAGACTGATCCGACCGAGCGCGAGCGCCGACGGACACTGCTCGAGGCGCTGTTCGGATCGGGCGGCGAGACGGCCTTCGTCGAGCCGCCGTTTCACTGCGATTACGGCAGTCAGATCCACGTCGGCGAGGACTTCTTCGCGAACTTCGGCTGTGTCTTTCTGGACGTCTGTGAGATCCGATTCGGCGACCAGTGCATGCTCGGTCCCGGCGTGCACGTCTACACGGCAACCCATCCACTCGACGCGGCCGCTCGCACCAGCGGCACGGAGCTCGGTGACCCCGTAGAGGTCGGTGACCGCGCCTGGATCGGCGGGCAGGCCGTAATCAATCCGGGCGTGACGATCGGCGACGACGCCGTCGTGGCGGCAGGGGCGGTCGTCGTCGATGACGTGCCGGACGGCGTAGTCGTGGGCGGGAATCCGGCCCGCGTGATCCGGGAGATCGACGAGCAGCGAAGAAATTAATACATCCAGTACGCATCAGTACATATGCCGATCAGTGCCGACCGGTTCGACGAGATCGACGACGACAGTACCCCGACTCCGGGGACGAACGCTCACGAGATTCTCTCGTTTCTCGAAGCCAATGCCGATCAAGCGTTCACCCGAAGCGAGATCGCAGAATCGACCGGGGTCGCTGATGGGTCCGTGGGACCGACGCTCGTTCGCCTCCGCGAGGCCGGGCGGGTCGACCACCGGGGTCACTACTGGCGCGTCAGCGACCACGTTCGAAGCGTCACCGCTGCTACGGGCCATGCAGACGCGGTCGCAACAAGCCACGAAGACGAACCGATAGCATACGACGAATGGCAGGACTACGCGGTCGATCCGCGTGAAGGTCGTGACTAGTCGCTATCGACAAGGCGATGTCTTCTGGGCGCCGGATCCCTTTCGAGAGGGGACGAACCCGCGACTCTGGTTGGTCCTTGCCACAGACAGCCTCCCGTTCCCGGACGAAGAATACCTCTGTGCTGCGCTCACGACGAGCGACCTCCCGGCAAATCACGAAGTCGGAGACGACTGGATCGCAGGCCGCCATCCCGACAAAACGTCGTACTGTTCACCGTGGGTTGTCGGGACGGTCAAACACCGCGCGATCGCAAATCCGCAGGGGAAGATAACGACCGAGTTCACTGAGCACATGATCGATCGTTGTGAAGACTTCTTGCGCGGGACGTAGCCCCGACCAGCAACAGCTCGTCGGATCGAGAACCCTATGCGATCCCGTCGGGCAGGTCGATCGGGACGGAGCCGTGGGTGTAGCCGTCGAGTCGGCCGTCGGGACGGGCGCGGAAGACGACGGCCGGGCGATGGCCGACGTCCGGCCGGTTTCGGGCGATCTCGGCCCACTCCTCGTCGGTGAACGACGAACAGTCGACGAACAGCGTCACGCCGCCGCCGTGTTCCTGCAACTGTCCGGTGGTCTTGTTGGCGGCGGTCTGGCGGATCGCCGCGACGGCCGAATCGGCTGTCCGGTGGTCGGGCGGGACGGGACGGGTCACCTCGACCAGGGCGGTCTCGGTGTCTTCCCGATCGATCCGGAAGTCGATCGAGTGGCCCGTCGAGATCTCGATCTCCGGGGTGACCTCGTAGCCCTGCTCGAACAGGAGCTTCGCGACGGTGAACTCGCTCATCGCCGCGGCCATCCGCGAGTGGTGAACGGATTCGGAAGTCCCCAGTTTCGAGGCCATCACGTACCGGTACTCGTCGAGTGCCCCCGTCTCGAGGAACTCCTCGTAGAAGGCAAGCGCGGTTTCGCGGTCGGCATCGGGAAAGCCCGCCGCGTGTTCGCGGAAGAACACCCGCGTGCTCTCGCGGCCGTCCTTCGAGAGGAAAACCGGCAGGAAAAACCACGCCAGTTTCGGGGCCGATTCGAGCCACGGGTCTTCCTCGTAGAGCTGGGCGAGCAACTCGCGCTGTGCCCACTCCGAGACCGGAGCCGGGGCCTCGTCGAAGGTCTCTTTGTCCGTTCCCCACAGCGTCTTCGGCGTCTCGGTGTTGCCGAGCCAGTAGCCGCCGTCGTCGTTCCAGCAGAACAGCGCCACGTCGCCGTTGTCCATCTCGAACCGCCGGGCGTCGTACCCGTCGGGCTGGCTGTACCACGGCGTCGACATCTCGGCTCCCAGATTCTGATCGAGCGCCCGATAGATCTCCGCGCGGACGCGCCCCTCTGTCCAGTGGGCTTTCGACCGGCGGAACCGAAGCGGTGTCGCCACGATAGCCGGTAGGCCACGGCACCGTATATGTGTTCCGCGAGACGGCCGAGGGGAGGAGTCCGGACGCTCAATGGCGGATTTTGCTCCAAAACACTTACGTATTAGACGTATCTAAATCTCTCCAATGAGTTGCAGTCGAACGGGAGGGAGCTGACGTGTCCGAGTTCCTGACAGTCGTGTTCGTCGCTGCGGCGGCGCAACTGGCGGTCCTGCCCGGTGAGAAGGTGCAGTTCATCATCGCGGGGCTCTCGACGCGGTATCACCCGCTGATCGTCGTGTCGGCCGCCGGAGCGGCCTTCGCCGGCTGGACGGCGCTGGAGATCCTCTTCGGCAACGCCCTGAAAGGGGCGCTTCCGGGGGTCTATCTGGACCTGTTCACCGCGATTCTGTTCGCGGTGTTTGCGGTCTTGCTCCTGCGGTCGGCCCCGGCGAGGCAGGCGCAGCCGACCGCGACCGACGGCGGCGCGTTCGGCACCGACGGGAAGCTGGATGTCGAGATATTCGGTCGCGAGGTCCCGAACGCGCTCGGGGGCTGGCTACCGATCTTCGCGATGATGACCGCCGGCGAGTTCGGCGACAAGACTCAGATAGTGACGATCGGACTGGCGACGCAGTACGGTGCACACCCCGGTATCTGGGTCGGCGAGATGCTCGCGATCATCCCTGTGAGCCTCGCGAACGCGTACTTCTTCCACACGTTCTCGCACAAGTTCGACGTCCGGAAGGCTCACTTCGTCGGCGCGGCGATCTTCGCGTTCTTCGCGGCCGACACCGTGCTGGCGATCACGACCGGGTTCTCCGTCTGGGAAACGGTCGTGAACGCCGTCGGATCGACGCTGGCCGACGTGGGTCCCGCACTCGGACTGTGACTGATCGCTTGTCGAACTAGTTCAGCCGATCCGTCTCGACTGACACACCGGGCGGCGTGACGATCAGGAATCCACGGAAGTGGACGAGTTCGCCGCCCATGTCCCGAACCTCGCGGGCGAACCCGGCCGCGCGCTCGTTGACGTCGCCCTCGACGGAGAGCACGAGGACCGCGTCGTCCTCGATCAACTCGACCCACTCCGCATCAGGCGTCGAGCCGTCGAGAATGTCCAGTACGATCCGGCTGTCGGTCTCCTCGCCCCCCTCGAGTTTGTCCTCGACGGCCTGCAGATCGAGATCGAACTCGGCCATACCTCGACTCTCGACGGCCACCACCAAAAATGGTGCATATCGACTCCGAACCGGACGCCTGTCCACCTGTGGACCACTGTCGGCCACGAGAGATGACGAACGTCCACTGGTAGCTGACAATGACAGACCTAGAGGTACACCGATCCCGGGAGAACAACCTTTTTATATCGCGAGCGACCTT
It contains:
- a CDS encoding NAD(P)/FAD-dependent oxidoreductase, which translates into the protein MTDVAVAGGGLAGLVAARRLADDGHDVVLFEREETVGGRVRTTRTEGLTLDRGFQVLFTAYPAVKRELDLDALDLRSFTPGATIARSGHRSVLSDPLRNPRDGLETLFNREVRTADKLRTFRLQRELARAEPGELLDPNRPATTIREFLADRGFSKAYVERFAAPFYGGITLDRSLATDSRVFEYTFKMLSEGSIAVPAGGMGEISRQLARRAEAAGARIETGREITAVDGDGTVELPGEAIEADAVVVATDPHTARELTGVDSIPTGAKGCVTQYYTLDSYAELDTGKKLLLNAADGRPNQIAPLSAVAPEYAPEGTQLLSATFLGEQDASDERLAEETREALAAWYPERDLGGVELRHTARIEFAQFPQPPGFLSSLPDPDAPDGPVVLAGDYTRWCSIQGALESGRRATDLVRGRLR
- a CDS encoding DUF5784 family protein; the encoded protein is MATPLRFRRSKAHWTEGRVRAEIYRALDQNLGAEMSTPWYSQPDGYDARRFEMDNGDVALFCWNDDGGYWLGNTETPKTLWGTDKETFDEAPAPVSEWAQRELLAQLYEEDPWLESAPKLAWFFLPVFLSKDGRESTRVFFREHAAGFPDADRETALAFYEEFLETGALDEYRYVMASKLGTSESVHHSRMAAAMSEFTVAKLLFEQGYEVTPEIEISTGHSIDFRIDREDTETALVEVTRPVPPDHRTADSAVAAIRQTAANKTTGQLQEHGGGVTLFVDCSSFTDEEWAEIARNRPDVGHRPAVVFRARPDGRLDGYTHGSVPIDLPDGIA
- a CDS encoding sugar O-acetyltransferase gives rise to the protein MTSEKAKMLAGEPYDPMDPQLRAERRAARQLTSLFNETDPTERERRRTLLEALFGSGGETAFVEPPFHCDYGSQIHVGEDFFANFGCVFLDVCEIRFGDQCMLGPGVHVYTATHPLDAAARTSGTELGDPVEVGDRAWIGGQAVINPGVTIGDDAVVAAGAVVVDDVPDGVVVGGNPARVIREIDEQRRN
- a CDS encoding TMEM165/GDT1 family protein, whose amino-acid sequence is MSEFLTVVFVAAAAQLAVLPGEKVQFIIAGLSTRYHPLIVVSAAGAAFAGWTALEILFGNALKGALPGVYLDLFTAILFAVFAVLLLRSAPARQAQPTATDGGAFGTDGKLDVEIFGREVPNALGGWLPIFAMMTAGEFGDKTQIVTIGLATQYGAHPGIWVGEMLAIIPVSLANAYFFHTFSHKFDVRKAHFVGAAIFAFFAADTVLAITTGFSVWETVVNAVGSTLADVGPALGL
- a CDS encoding DUF5779 family protein, with amino-acid sequence MAEFDLDLQAVEDKLEGGEETDSRIVLDILDGSTPDAEWVELIEDDAVLVLSVEGDVNERAAGFAREVRDMGGELVHFRGFLIVTPPGVSVETDRLN
- a CDS encoding MarR family transcriptional regulator encodes the protein MPISADRFDEIDDDSTPTPGTNAHEILSFLEANADQAFTRSEIAESTGVADGSVGPTLVRLREAGRVDHRGHYWRVSDHVRSVTAATGHADAVATSHEDEPIAYDEWQDYAVDPREGRD